One stretch of Salmo trutta chromosome 7, fSalTru1.1, whole genome shotgun sequence DNA includes these proteins:
- the LOC115197620 gene encoding bisphosphoglycerate mutase, translated as MGRTHDTNPALTGALPFRLDHKLSIADFLNALDGCTHFCQQSRLHDYWDGLVTRRAAAARQSFRMSKYKVFVMRHGEGAWTKENRFCSWVDQRLSEDGVKEALACGHLLKEAGYHLDVVFTSLLSRSIHTAWLLLEAMEQEWVPVVRTWRLNERHYGALIGLNRAEMALNHGEEQVKQWRRSYDLTLPPIDESHPYFLEIYNDRRYSTCDVSKEDLPKSESLKDVLERLQPYWDGTIVPEIKRGKLVLISGHGNSCRALLKHLEGISDADIVNVTLPTGTPILIELDENFRPTKPMQLLGDQEAIQAAIRKVEDQGKVKQMT; from the exons ATGGGCCGCACACATGACACAAATCCCGCCCTAACGGGAGCTTTGCCGTTTCGATTGGACCACAAGCTTTCAATCGCGGACTTCTTAAACGCTCTAGATGGTTGTACACATTTCTGTCAACAGTCACGACTGCACGACTATTGGGACGGACTTGTAACTCGCAGG GCTGCTGCTGCCAGACAGTCCTTCCGGATGTCCAAGTACAAAGTCTTTGTGATGAGGCATGGAGAAGGAGCCTGGACCAAAGAGAACCGCTTCTGCAGCTGGGTGGACCAGAGGCTGAGTGAGGACGGGGTGAAGGAGGCCTTGGCATGTGGTCATCTCCTGAAGGAAGCAGGCTACCACCTGGATGTAGTATTTACCTCCCTGCTCAGCCGATCCATCCACACAGCCTGGCTGTTGTTGGAAGCCATGGAGCAGGAGTGGGTCCCCGTGGTCAGGACGTGGAGACTCAACGAGCGCCATTACGGTGCCCTGATCGGGCTGAATAGAGCTGAGATGGCCCTAAACCATGGtgaggagcaggtgaaacagtgGAGGAGGAGCTATGACCTCACGCTGCCCCCCATCGACGAATCACACCCTtacttcctggagatctacaatGACCGCCGGTATTCTACCTGTGACGTGTCTAAAGAGGATCTTCCGAAGTCGGAGAGCCTGAAGGATGTCTTGGAGAGGCTCCAGCCATACTGGGACGGCACTATTGTGCCGGAGATCAAACGGGGGAAATTGGTGCTCATCTCTGGGCATGGGAACAGCTGCAGGGCCCTGTTGAAACACCTGGAAG GTATATCAGATGCGGACATCGTCAATGTGACGTTACCCACTGGGACACCCATTCTGATTGAGCTGGATGAGAACTTCCGACCCACCAAACCCATGCAGCTCCTGGGAGACCAGGAAGCCATCCAGGCAGCCATCAGGAAGGTGGAGGACCAGGGTAAGGTCAAACAAATGACCTGA
- the LOC115197622 gene encoding troponin I, slow skeletal muscle, translating to MSEAPPKPKSKISASRRLFLKTKLVKKAMAMLVAEKEQKVIDRESTLSERVPALNLSGLSVQDLQTLCKELHQKIDVVDEERYDIAMKVSKSDAEIENLTMKIIELKGKKRPQLKRVRVSAEAMMGALLGAKIKESVDFKANLKTVKKEEEKKEEVTDWRKNVDAMSGMEGRKKMFAAS from the exons ATGTCTGAAGC GCCG CCGAAACCAAAGTCGAAGATCTCTGCATCTCGCAGACTCTTCTTGAAG ACCAAACTGGTGAAGAAGGCCATGGCTATGTTGGTGGCTGAAAAGGAGCAGAAGGTGATTGACAGAGAAAGCACACTGAGTGAACGAGTCCCAGCACTCAACCTATCTGGGCTGTCTGTACAGGACCTGCAG ACTCTTTGTAAAGAACTGCACCAGAAAATTGATGTTGTTGATGAAGAGCGGTACGACATCGCAATGAAAGTTTCCAAAAGTGACGCAGAG ATTGAAAATCTGACCATGAAGATCATTGAGTTGAAGGGCAAGAAGCGACCTCAGCTGAAGAGGGTGAGAGTATCAGCTGAAGCCATGATGGGGGCCCTGCTGGGAGCCAAGATCAAAGAGTCTGTCGACTTCAAGGCCAACCTCAAGACTGtcaagaaggaggaggagaag AAAGAGGAAGTGACTGATTGGCGTAAGAATGTGGATGCCATGTCTGGCATGGAGGGCAGAAAGAAGATGTTCGCTGCTTCCTAA
- the LOC115197621 gene encoding troponin I, cardiac muscle isoform X2: MADAPKPKEKSKISSARRLGLKIRLLIVAGQMLEVEVEEKKRERDEALAERVPPLKLSGLSVEELQDLCRDLHHKIDVVDEERYDVGLKVTKNDKEIHDLGLKIIELQSKFKKPNLKRVKISAEAMLSVLLGSKHKETIDFKSNLKTVKKAEEKISDDYHVILQGWL, translated from the exons ATGGCAGACGC ACCAAAACCAAAAGAAAAGTCCAAGATCTCCTCAGCCCGACGGTTGGGTTTGAAG ATCAGATTGCTGATTGTAGCTGGCCAGATGCTAGAGGTTgaggtggaggagaagaagagagaaagagatgaagcTCTGGCTGAGAGAGTCCCTCCTCTAAAATTGTCTGGCTTGTCTGTGGAGGAGCTCCAG GATTTGTGCAGAGATCTGCATCATAAGATTGATGTGGTAGATGAGGAGCGATATGACGTGGGACTCAAAGTTACCAAAAATGACAAGGAG ATCCATGATTTAGGACTAAAGATCATTGAGCTGCAGAGCAAGTTCAAGAAGCCAAATCTAAAGAGGGTGAAGATCTCAGCTGAAGCCATGCTCAGTGTTCTGCTGGGCTCCAAGCATAAGGAGACCATCGACTTCAAGTCCAACCTCAAGACAGTCAAGAAAGCAGAGGAGAAG ATTAGTGATGATTATCACGTTATCCTCCAAGGATGGCTTTGA
- the LOC115197621 gene encoding troponin I, cardiac muscle isoform X1 encodes MADAPKPKEKSKISSARRLGLKIRLLIVAGQMLEVEVEEKKRERDEALAERVPPLKLSGLSVEELQDLCRDLHHKIDVVDEERYDVGLKVTKNDKEIHDLGLKIIELQSKFKKPNLKRVKISAEAMLSVLLGSKHKETIDFKSNLKTVKKAEEKKEEVTDWRQNVDAMSGMEGRKKMFDA; translated from the exons ATGGCAGACGC ACCAAAACCAAAAGAAAAGTCCAAGATCTCCTCAGCCCGACGGTTGGGTTTGAAG ATCAGATTGCTGATTGTAGCTGGCCAGATGCTAGAGGTTgaggtggaggagaagaagagagaaagagatgaagcTCTGGCTGAGAGAGTCCCTCCTCTAAAATTGTCTGGCTTGTCTGTGGAGGAGCTCCAG GATTTGTGCAGAGATCTGCATCATAAGATTGATGTGGTAGATGAGGAGCGATATGACGTGGGACTCAAAGTTACCAAAAATGACAAGGAG ATCCATGATTTAGGACTAAAGATCATTGAGCTGCAGAGCAAGTTCAAGAAGCCAAATCTAAAGAGGGTGAAGATCTCAGCTGAAGCCATGCTCAGTGTTCTGCTGGGCTCCAAGCATAAGGAGACCATCGACTTCAAGTCCAACCTCAAGACAGTCAAGAAAGCAGAGGAGAAG AAAGAAGAGGTCACTGACTGGCGTCAAAATGTGGATGCCATGTCTGGCATGGAGGGCAGAAAGAAGATGTTTGACGCTTAA